GAACCGCCGTCGATAGCATTTCTGTCGCTTGGTTTTGCTCTTGCCAGCGTTCCCACTCACCTTGAATGGTTTGTAAGGCTCTTAATATCCGATTGGCCTTGGCCAGTTTTAACTCATCGGTTTGGATTTCAACCTGGCGCTGAGCCGCGCTGAGGCGATCGCCCAAACAACGCTCAAAGATCTCTCCGGTTCCAGGACTCACCTCGTTCAACAACATTTGGTAAACCTGTTCTTTAGAGCGGATTTTGCCCTTGAGAGTCGTTTCGACGATGCGGTCGATGAGTTCTAGGTAGCGACTAGCTAGTGGAGTAGCACCACTCACAGAATCAGACATGGAGTTTAAATGCTTGGTAGAGAATTTTCAGTTACCTTACCGGGAGATCAGACCAGCCCAACCTTTTATTTTTTCTTATAAACTGAGCGTGCTCAGGAGACTTCCGTTCGCTACAATCGCAGACACAACAGTAAATTTACTGACTCCACTGCTGTCCCTACCATTGTCGCGATCGCTGTGGAAATTCAGAAGTTGTAATTTAGCTGAATTTCTTCTGCATTGGCTGGCTTAGGGCAGGAATTTGTCCTACTTTACCAGGGTAGCTTTCTGGGTAGGGCAGCTTACAAGATGTATGTTCACTAGTTTGTGTATCGCTTCGCAGATACGCACTGGTTTCGTGAAGGAAGCCTCATTACTGCTCGCCAGCCAGGGTGCTAAATGCTAATGAGTCATCAATTAACGCCGCGATCGCCCTAATTAGCTCATCTCGGCTCTACATAGGCAAAGACCTACTAGAGGCCAAGACCTTCTACCCAAGAATTACAAGAACCAATAGACTGCATAACTAGTGACGGGGAGTTTTTGAAGATGGCGAGCCCAACAGTCAGGAGAAGCACTAATCGCTCTCAATCAACGCTAACCAGTTGGCGCTTCAAACGTCTGCCTCTGCTACCTCGACGATGTGGAGCCTGGATGATTGAGGTGTCTTTGATTGTGGCGAGTGCTTGGGTGCCCTTTAGCTTGGGGGAGTATGCCAAGTTGCACTCCTCCAGTGAACCTGTGCCCTTGAACCCATTTGTCGCCAAAGCTGAGTCCGCGATCGCCCAAACCTTAGCAATCCCAGTGGGGGATCGTAACCGGACGGTGCCTCCCCTCACGAACCTACTATGGTCTGGGGCGGTCGTAGCTCCATTTGTAGTAGCAGGACTCAACCTGTACTCACTCGCTAAAACTGGTAAAACTCAACCAAAACGCTGGTTTGCGGTCAAGGTAGTAACAGCGACAGGAGCACCCCCAGGCTTTTTGAGAGCAGTCATGCGAGAAGGAGTAGGTCGGTGGGGGTTGCCTCTGGGGATCGCCTACACGATCTGGCGCTACAGTGGTGCCTTCCCCGACCTCAGCATTTTGTTGGGGCTGGCTAGTTTTCTGGTACTTGGTGAAAACTTCAGTGCCCGGTTCAACTCTCGGCGTCGCGCTTGGCACGATCGCTTAACTGGCACGACTGTAATCGATGCAGCCCAACCCACCCCCTTCTACAGCGATCGCGTTCAAGTTTTGCGGCGCGACAGCCAGGGCTGGTCAGAGCAGTCATCTCACTGGAGCGAGGAAGATGCTGCGATCGCTGCCATTGTACTAACACCGGAAAAAGGCTGGCGGGGGCAAGGTCTGTGGTACTGGATGCGCCAACACCCCGGCATGACATTGTTGATTGTGTCGCTCTCCAGCGTGGGTTTGGTACTAGGTACCTTTGTCGGGACTCAGGTCTATGTGCAAAGCCAAGCCAATCGTCGGGAGTTTAAGCAGCAAGATAATCAAGTTTTTTTAGCGTTGGTGAGTAAGCTTACGCCTAACTCAGTGGGTGCACCGGATGAACGGCAAGGCGCGATTTTGGCACTGGGTACCGTGAATGACTCACGCGCAGTTCCCCTCTTAGTAGATTTGCTGGGGCAGGAAGACAAACCCGCCCTGATCGACGCAATTCAGCAAGCTCTAGTCAGTAGTGGCCCAGACGCTTTGCCCTATCTACAACGGCTCAATCAAGCCTTGAAGAACGATTTGGAATCGCTGCGACATGGCAATAACGAAAGAGAGTACAGATTATTAGCCTTGAGACGTCGGGCTACCCAACGAGCGATCGCTAAACTTCTCACCATCTACAGCGGTCAAGTGCATGCTGCCGACTTAAGTCGAGTAGATTTAGGTCGTGTAGATAAAGGAGCCGCCCAGTTTACGCTGGTTTTGGACCGCATCGATCTCTCAGGGACCCAACTAAAAAACGCGATTCTCGCCGGGGCAAGCCTACAAGGAAGCCGCTTTTATGGAGCTGGAGAAGACGAGCGTTGGGGGACTTTCGACGACTGGATCTCTGACTTGAGTGGTGCGGAACTCAAAGACACCAACTTAACAGGCGCTTTTCTAGGTCATACTTTGATGGATCGCACAAATCTAACTCGTGCCATTCTCAACAAGGCCGATTTGTCCCATGCTCGCATGTCTAAAGCGAATCTTAGTAGTGCCAAGCTGGTTGCCGCCAACTTCCACCAAGCTGTTTTAGATAGTGCTAGCCTCACAGGTGCCGACTTAGGTAATGCTGACTTTTCTCAGGCCAACTTGCAATCTGCCCGGTTGGGGCAAGCCAGTGCTACAGCCACAAAGTTTCAGTTGGCTAACTTAGTACGCTCCGAGTGGCAGGGAGCTGACTTGACGGGAGCTGACTTCAGCCAAGCTAGGCTCCAGCATGCTGATCTGAGCTCTACACAACTAGCAGAAGCTAACTTCAGAAATGCTCAGCTCCAAAACGTGAGTTTCCGGAATGCGGATCTCAGACAGGCAGACTTACGCGGAGCCAATGTGGCTGGGGCGGACTTTCAAGGCGCAACCTTAGCTGCCTCGCCGCCAAAGTCATCAAGCCAGTTTATTCAGTTAGCTCCTAGTACCTCCCAACCGAGCAGGCTGAAAGGGGTCAATTTTGCCGATGCTCAAAACTTGAGCCCTACTCAAATCACCTATATTTGCGCTCAAGGCGGTCGCCATCCTCAATGTCGCTAAGCAAATGTCGCTAAGCAAATGTCGCTAAGCAAAAAAGCTAGATTATGGCTCTGCTTGGGTGAAAATAAGTAACAAGATCTCTAGTTTAAAGCTAGGAATTTGCTTGAATAGACCTGTGGATAAGTCAGCCCAGAGCAAGCGCTGACGCCTGAAGTTGAATTGAGCGAGACAATCAATCAATGCTACTGGTAGTGAGGAATTGGCAATGAAGTGTCTGAAGCGCCTGTCGCAAGGCAAAAGTTGGGCTGGGAGAGCTAAGGCGATCGCGCTGGGAAGCACCGTAGCACTAGGGATGGTATGTTTCACCCCATCAGCAGCATCCGCGCAGGCTGCCTATGGTAGTTACGTTGGCATTGGTCCCGCCATTGGTCTCACAGATGGCTCCATCAACGAAGATAGCGAAAATGCTTTAGTCATTGCCGCTCGCTACAAACTGCTGAAGCTGCCCATTTCACTGAGAGCCCAAGCCCTGATTCTGAACGATAATACGGCGATCGTACCAACGGTGTCTTACGATATCCCACTGAATTGGCAAGCAGATGCTTATATTGGGGCGGGATACTCCTTCTCAGAGGGGGATTCTACTTCGCCTTTGGGGAATCAAGATGCCTTCGCCATTCAACCAGGCATTGACTACGCTCTACCCAACAGCAAACTCGTAGTTTTTGGAAATGCCATCATTGCCTTTGATGCCTACCGTGAGACTGGAGGCACAGCGGTATCAGTGCAAGGTGGGGTGGGCATGAGATTTTAACTTGTAGGGGGTGTTCGGCCCACCCGACAGTCGAGGGCAACCTGACAAGTACCCCCACGCTATTTGTCTGCGATCGCATCTTCGGATGCAGTTTGATCGATTTCTAGAAAGCCACTCCGCCTGACCAGTTGGGGCCAGACCAAGAGAAAGAATCCCATCCAAGCCAGGATAGGAACCGCAACTAGACAGGTAAACCAAAGGGTGTGGGCTAGGAGCCAACTGCCCGTGATGATTGTGATCCCCGTGAGCAAAATGGACCAGGGTTGACACCACCAGGGTTTATAGGACCAGGGGCTGACTTGAGAAGATTGAGACAAGATTCGACGCAGCTCCAGAAATAGTATGGGTTCGACTTGAGTTAGGCGAGGGATACTGGATCATATCGCAACGGCATCTTTTGGTGATCGCCATGCCTCACCGTAACTTTGATTCTTACCGAACTCAACATTTAGCTGATCTAGAGTGGCCCGCGAATCCTGAGGTGCAAGCCCAAATTGCAGCTTTACAGAATTCTTCTAGCTCACACTCTAAGATGCTGAACCTAAATGCTTGGGCGATCGCAAAAACTATGGACAAGTTCTACCCAGGCTTTTGGAATCGTTTTATGGCCAATCGGCAAGTGGCATTGCAGCAGTTTCTAGAGCAAAAACGCCACCAAACAGCTCAGAACCCAGGTTCTACACCACCATCGGCCAGCCTAGAAATTCCTGAAACTTCCAGCTAGCCATAGCTTCCCACTAACCAGATTGAGCTAAGCCTTTTTTGGGCAGTCGATAAAGCATTAGCGATCGCCCTTCACCTAGCGACCCAAGCGATTAGGAATGCCCTCGCAACCACCCATAATTGTGTTTCTAGTTTTGGAACCGCCCCAAGCACAGCAATAGCAGCGTTGTTCTTCAGATAGCTTCGCCCCCGTCAAATCCGCGCTTTCTACGACCGCTCCGGTATGGAGACCAGTGCGATAATCGGGCGGCTCTGTGCGGCTACGGGGAGTAGCGGTCTCAAGGCTGCCATAGTAGAGGCGTGTTCCCTCCAGCTCAGTCCCTTGCAGCTTGGCTTCATACAAAATTGCCCGCGCTAGGTTAGCTTTCACCAAGTCACAGTCATTAAGATTAGCCCGAACTAAGTTGGCTTCACTTAAGTCAGTCCAGCGCAAATCAGTGCCATTCAAGTTGGCCCCAGCTAACATGACGCCCAAATCAATGACTCGAACTCCATGAATTCGGTCTTCTTCGTAGCCACCCGAACCATCTAGAATGGCTCGTCCTAGGCGGCGATCGCGTCTGAGGGGAGTCAGCAGTTTGGCGCGTGAGAGAAAACGAATAATTTTGGCCTTGCCACCCGCATCAACACTGCTAAAAATGGCTGCTGTACGACCTTCGGCGATCGCGCGTTCCTGCGGCCAGTCTTCTAGCAAGCCTTGCTCATCCAACACCAAATCCGAAATGCCCTGGAAGTAAGTGTCAATCGTTTGTTGTTGAGTAATAAGGTTCTGCTGAATCGTTAAATCTTTCGAGATCACGTATTGCCGCCAAGCAATATAGACGGCTAAAACTGCAATCAAAATCTGGCCGAGCGCCCCGAAAACTTCACCTAAGGCTCCAATCGCGTCCCAATTTAACTGACTAGCCCAGGCATCTAAACGCTGGCTGAGCCCACTGAGGCGGTACAAGCCTAGGCAAGCGGCAAGCAGTCCCACCACGCCAACAAAAACTGAGCGCTCTCCCGGTGGCAACAGTTCCGCGATCGCAGGCTGCAAAGCGGGCCATACAACTTGCAAGGATAGTAGCAAAGCGACTAAAGCCCCTGCCCACCCAAACCAAGCATTATTGAGCGCGAACCCGACCAGCATGATCGCGATCGCCGTCAAGATCATGATCGGTGTTGCAGCAGTCGTCGCTGATGAGGTATCTGAACTCCACTTTGAAAGCCGAGTAGAGCGTACCGGGGACTGGCGAGACTGAGGTAAGGAGCTGGTACTCAGAGCTGCTAACGACTGGTTCGCAACTAAATTTTCCTGGAACGGCTGGTTGTTTGACGCTCCGTTGGAGTTATGGGCCACGTGGGTAGAAGCCGATAAACCTGGTTCTGGCGCAGGGGTTGGTGAATGAGGCTCAGATGAATTGGGATTACTGGACATGCTGGTAAGTATGAAGCCTCAAAGACTCCGGGCATGGCTACTGATATCCAAAATAGTAGCCAAAAGCTACGGGTATCCAAAATAGTAGCCAAAAT
The sequence above is a segment of the Trichocoleus desertorum ATA4-8-CV12 genome. Coding sequences within it:
- a CDS encoding pentapeptide repeat-containing protein, with product MASPTVRRSTNRSQSTLTSWRFKRLPLLPRRCGAWMIEVSLIVASAWVPFSLGEYAKLHSSSEPVPLNPFVAKAESAIAQTLAIPVGDRNRTVPPLTNLLWSGAVVAPFVVAGLNLYSLAKTGKTQPKRWFAVKVVTATGAPPGFLRAVMREGVGRWGLPLGIAYTIWRYSGAFPDLSILLGLASFLVLGENFSARFNSRRRAWHDRLTGTTVIDAAQPTPFYSDRVQVLRRDSQGWSEQSSHWSEEDAAIAAIVLTPEKGWRGQGLWYWMRQHPGMTLLIVSLSSVGLVLGTFVGTQVYVQSQANRREFKQQDNQVFLALVSKLTPNSVGAPDERQGAILALGTVNDSRAVPLLVDLLGQEDKPALIDAIQQALVSSGPDALPYLQRLNQALKNDLESLRHGNNEREYRLLALRRRATQRAIAKLLTIYSGQVHAADLSRVDLGRVDKGAAQFTLVLDRIDLSGTQLKNAILAGASLQGSRFYGAGEDERWGTFDDWISDLSGAELKDTNLTGAFLGHTLMDRTNLTRAILNKADLSHARMSKANLSSAKLVAANFHQAVLDSASLTGADLGNADFSQANLQSARLGQASATATKFQLANLVRSEWQGADLTGADFSQARLQHADLSSTQLAEANFRNAQLQNVSFRNADLRQADLRGANVAGADFQGATLAASPPKSSSQFIQLAPSTSQPSRLKGVNFADAQNLSPTQITYICAQGGRHPQCR
- a CDS encoding porin family protein, which encodes MKCLKRLSQGKSWAGRAKAIALGSTVALGMVCFTPSAASAQAAYGSYVGIGPAIGLTDGSINEDSENALVIAARYKLLKLPISLRAQALILNDNTAIVPTVSYDIPLNWQADAYIGAGYSFSEGDSTSPLGNQDAFAIQPGIDYALPNSKLVVFGNAIIAFDAYRETGGTAVSVQGGVGMRF
- a CDS encoding pentapeptide repeat-containing protein translates to MSSNPNSSEPHSPTPAPEPGLSASTHVAHNSNGASNNQPFQENLVANQSLAALSTSSLPQSRQSPVRSTRLSKWSSDTSSATTAATPIMILTAIAIMLVGFALNNAWFGWAGALVALLLSLQVVWPALQPAIAELLPPGERSVFVGVVGLLAACLGLYRLSGLSQRLDAWASQLNWDAIGALGEVFGALGQILIAVLAVYIAWRQYVISKDLTIQQNLITQQQTIDTYFQGISDLVLDEQGLLEDWPQERAIAEGRTAAIFSSVDAGGKAKIIRFLSRAKLLTPLRRDRRLGRAILDGSGGYEEDRIHGVRVIDLGVMLAGANLNGTDLRWTDLSEANLVRANLNDCDLVKANLARAILYEAKLQGTELEGTRLYYGSLETATPRSRTEPPDYRTGLHTGAVVESADLTGAKLSEEQRCYCCAWGGSKTRNTIMGGCEGIPNRLGR